A single window of Achromobacter xylosoxidans DNA harbors:
- a CDS encoding ABC transporter substrate-binding protein: protein MKHLNRVLVAATFAAAPFIAGNASAQDTKTLILGVSAPMSGAAATWGLGQEWTAKQAAKEINDAGGVKIGGTTYKFEVRAYDNKYNAAEGTKVAQNIVNRDKSRYVVGSIGTAPILALQSLTERNQVILFTSAWGKTVKGPTKPYTLTQSSTPFEILEPLYAYVKSKHGAIKTVAMLNPNDATGKETEPVAKKAWEKLGVKVVSVNWYERGTTQFQPIAQKLAAVKPDVIDLGVAPPADAGVLFRELSVLGWEGVKVQPVGTGAAQLVDIGGKAADGVYMGFSGDYAGAQATNKQRELNEGMKKAVGESLNPLQLAPYDSVYALKAGMEAAQSVEPAEILKVLPKIVFDTSYGKTAFGGEVTYGSPQQLLIPVMITQIQDGKLVEVERVVPQELQQRLTQGK, encoded by the coding sequence ATGAAACACCTCAACCGCGTGCTCGTGGCCGCTACCTTCGCGGCCGCCCCTTTCATTGCCGGCAACGCATCGGCACAAGACACCAAAACCCTGATTCTGGGCGTATCCGCCCCGATGTCGGGCGCCGCAGCCACCTGGGGGCTGGGGCAGGAATGGACCGCCAAGCAGGCGGCCAAGGAGATCAACGACGCAGGAGGAGTGAAGATCGGTGGAACGACCTACAAGTTCGAGGTTCGCGCGTACGACAATAAATACAACGCGGCTGAAGGCACAAAGGTCGCGCAGAACATCGTCAACCGCGACAAGTCGCGCTACGTCGTCGGCAGCATCGGCACCGCCCCCATTTTGGCGTTGCAGTCGCTCACCGAACGCAACCAAGTCATCCTGTTCACCTCCGCCTGGGGCAAAACCGTCAAGGGGCCAACCAAACCCTACACCCTGACACAGTCAAGCACACCGTTCGAAATCCTGGAACCGCTGTATGCGTACGTCAAGAGCAAGCATGGAGCCATCAAGACCGTTGCCATGCTCAACCCCAACGACGCAACTGGCAAGGAGACCGAACCGGTCGCGAAAAAGGCGTGGGAAAAACTCGGCGTAAAGGTGGTCTCCGTCAACTGGTATGAGCGCGGCACCACGCAGTTCCAACCTATCGCCCAGAAGCTGGCGGCGGTGAAGCCCGACGTCATTGATCTCGGGGTGGCGCCACCCGCAGATGCGGGCGTGTTGTTCCGGGAGTTGAGCGTGCTGGGCTGGGAAGGCGTCAAAGTGCAGCCCGTGGGAACTGGAGCCGCACAGCTCGTGGACATTGGCGGCAAGGCCGCCGATGGCGTGTACATGGGGTTTTCGGGCGACTACGCAGGAGCGCAGGCGACCAACAAACAGCGTGAGCTCAACGAAGGCATGAAAAAGGCCGTTGGAGAATCGCTCAACCCGCTGCAGCTTGCGCCCTACGACTCCGTATACGCCCTGAAAGCCGGCATGGAAGCCGCGCAAAGCGTGGAGCCCGCCGAGATCCTGAAAGTGCTTCCCAAGATCGTCTTCGACACATCCTACGGCAAGACCGCTTTCGGCGGCGAGGTCACCTACGGCTCGCCCCAGCAATTGCTCATTCCCGTCATGATCACCCAGATCCAGGATGGCAAGTTGGTCGAGGTGGAACGCGTGGTGCCGCAAGAGCTTCAGCAACGCCTGACGCAGGGTAAGTAA
- a CDS encoding branched-chain amino acid ABC transporter permease: protein MQLIMNSMQIAAAYILFSLGLTLIFGVMRIVNFAHGEFFTLPLLVMGVTVPFLASGTLPLFASYALGGVLGITLTLLLGGLIYKFALQRFQRDMTGSFVVSVGLSLLLQGIFLESFGGVPNKLPALVEGTVNILGAYITMQRLIITCCALLVAVLMCWTIASSRLGKALRAVSEDHEAAMLQGIPYRRIALAGFFIATSLAATAAVLLSPVTVSSPIIGSDYLIRGFIAIVIGGLGSIPGAILGSLLIAIIESLGGYYFDPTWATITMFALTMFVLLVRPKGILGNG from the coding sequence ATGCAATTGATCATGAACAGTATGCAGATCGCCGCGGCGTACATATTGTTCTCACTGGGGCTGACGCTCATATTCGGCGTCATGCGTATCGTCAACTTCGCACACGGAGAATTCTTCACGCTGCCGTTGCTGGTCATGGGGGTAACAGTCCCCTTCCTGGCCAGCGGAACCTTGCCGCTTTTTGCATCGTATGCGCTGGGCGGCGTGCTGGGGATTACGCTCACGCTGCTGCTAGGCGGCTTGATCTACAAGTTCGCCTTGCAGCGATTCCAGCGTGACATGACGGGGTCCTTCGTCGTGTCGGTAGGCTTGTCGCTCCTGCTGCAAGGCATCTTCCTTGAGTCATTCGGCGGCGTGCCCAATAAACTTCCCGCTCTTGTCGAAGGAACGGTGAACATCCTGGGGGCCTATATCACCATGCAACGGCTGATCATCACTTGCTGCGCGTTGCTGGTGGCTGTTCTGATGTGCTGGACTATCGCGTCGAGCCGCCTGGGAAAGGCCTTGCGCGCAGTCTCAGAAGACCATGAGGCCGCGATGCTGCAAGGCATACCCTACCGCCGTATCGCCCTGGCCGGCTTCTTCATCGCGACCTCGCTCGCGGCGACCGCGGCGGTGTTGCTGTCTCCCGTGACCGTGTCCAGCCCGATCATCGGCAGCGACTATCTCATCCGCGGGTTCATCGCAATCGTGATCGGCGGTCTGGGCAGCATCCCGGGAGCCATCCTGGGCAGCTTGTTGATCGCCATCATTGAAAGCCTGGGCGGCTACTACTTCGATCCCACCTGGGCCACGATCACGATGTTCGCCCTGACCATGTTCGTACTGCTGGTTCGTCCGAAGGGAATTCTCGGAAATGGCTAA
- a CDS encoding branched-chain amino acid ABC transporter permease: MAKPIFTPALASLGLVALSAGLLQGGGLAASLVLWLAVNVLITASFRFVTLIGELNFAVAGFVGLGAYMAGVGSVTLNWPFLLTLAASAVFAGLISLVFGYITLRAKGPYFMLISFAFTEVIRMIYTKTEAIGGSSGMVGIFPPAYLDGYFPALVVAMVLALLWALWSIEKSDFGKVLVAIRNNDAIVETVGINVHLTKVICLGISSVVAGIAGALLAYSNNVISPGDFGFLLAVYALAYLKVGGESHILGAVVGAVVLTLLGQFALSFGPYEHIFYGAAIVISVLLMPGGLIGLGRHFNKRAPRLRPVAKPQG, encoded by the coding sequence ATGGCTAAACCTATATTCACTCCCGCACTCGCCTCGCTAGGCTTGGTGGCGCTCTCAGCCGGCCTGCTACAAGGCGGGGGGCTGGCCGCAAGCCTCGTCCTGTGGCTGGCCGTCAATGTACTGATCACGGCAAGCTTTCGCTTCGTGACCCTCATCGGGGAGCTCAATTTTGCCGTCGCCGGCTTCGTGGGGCTTGGCGCCTACATGGCTGGGGTCGGCAGCGTAACGCTCAATTGGCCCTTCTTGCTGACGCTGGCCGCCAGCGCGGTCTTCGCGGGACTGATCAGCCTGGTGTTCGGCTACATCACATTGCGCGCCAAGGGCCCCTACTTCATGCTCATCAGCTTCGCCTTCACGGAGGTGATCCGCATGATCTACACCAAGACCGAAGCGATCGGCGGCAGTTCCGGCATGGTGGGAATTTTCCCGCCAGCCTACCTTGACGGCTATTTCCCCGCGCTCGTCGTGGCCATGGTTCTTGCGCTGCTCTGGGCGCTCTGGTCGATCGAGAAATCCGACTTCGGAAAGGTCCTCGTGGCCATACGCAATAACGACGCGATCGTCGAGACCGTGGGCATCAATGTGCACCTGACGAAGGTAATTTGCCTGGGCATTTCCTCGGTAGTCGCCGGCATCGCGGGCGCATTGCTGGCCTACTCGAACAACGTGATCAGCCCGGGAGACTTCGGCTTCCTGCTGGCGGTGTATGCCTTGGCGTATCTGAAGGTTGGCGGAGAGTCGCACATCTTGGGCGCGGTGGTCGGGGCGGTCGTGCTGACACTGCTAGGCCAGTTCGCGCTGAGCTTCGGCCCGTACGAGCATATCTTCTACGGCGCGGCCATCGTCATCTCGGTGCTGTTGATGCCCGGAGGCTTGATCGGGCTGGGCCGTCATTTCAACAAACGCGCGCCCAGGCTGAGACCCGTGGCGAAACCTCAAGGCTGA
- a CDS encoding ABC transporter ATP-binding protein: MENQVLLKVDGMSRRFGGLVAVKDLSFEVRKGEILGLIGPNGAGKSTTFNVVSGYYRPSGGSLTFMGRDITGQSAARIARQGLVRTFQHDSMLRDMTVYDNIVVGTFATLRNKAERDARVRETAALMGLADVLHEIAGNLSHGLQRLVSIAIAFAARPTLLCLDEPLTGLNQTEAVSVLSIFRKMREAYGVSMLLVEHNMKAVMDICDRIVVLDYGVFLATGTPAEIQRDPRVISAYLGKRHEQ, translated from the coding sequence ATGGAAAACCAAGTACTACTGAAAGTCGACGGGATGAGCCGTCGCTTTGGCGGCCTTGTGGCGGTCAAGGATCTGAGTTTCGAAGTTCGCAAGGGAGAGATCCTAGGCCTCATCGGCCCCAACGGCGCCGGCAAGAGCACCACCTTCAACGTGGTAAGCGGCTATTACCGGCCGTCCGGCGGCAGCTTGACATTCATGGGCCGCGACATCACCGGCCAGAGCGCCGCCCGGATTGCCCGGCAGGGCCTAGTCCGCACGTTCCAGCACGACAGCATGCTGCGCGACATGACCGTCTACGACAATATCGTCGTCGGCACCTTCGCCACGCTGCGCAACAAGGCGGAACGCGATGCGCGCGTGCGCGAAACTGCGGCTCTCATGGGCTTGGCCGATGTCCTGCACGAAATCGCGGGCAATCTGTCGCACGGCCTGCAACGCCTCGTCAGCATCGCCATCGCTTTTGCCGCTCGCCCGACCCTGCTGTGCCTGGACGAACCGCTGACCGGCCTGAACCAGACCGAGGCCGTCTCCGTCCTGTCGATCTTTCGCAAGATGCGCGAAGCATACGGCGTCTCCATGCTGCTCGTGGAGCACAACATGAAGGCAGTCATGGACATTTGCGACCGCATCGTGGTGCTGGACTACGGCGTGTTTCTGGCCACCGGCACTCCTGCCGAGATACAGCGAGACCCGCGCGTGATTTCTGCCTATCTGGGGAAGCGGCATGAACAATAA
- a CDS encoding ABC transporter ATP-binding protein: MNNKENVLDVERLSVMYGIVPAVSGASFAVQRGSISTIVGSNGAGKSTIMKALTGLVAPASGQVCFYGEDITGLAPDALVARGLVLVPEGRRLFKAMTVAENLELGAYREKDKNAILRRIEGVLERFPALKSRLDSPAGSLSGGQQQMVAVGRALMAKPRLLLLDEPTIGLAPAIVDTIAQIIQDIAAEGVDVMLVEQNAEMALEIATHAFILERGEIQLQGLASDLANSEAVRKAYLGI, encoded by the coding sequence ATGAACAATAAGGAAAATGTACTCGACGTCGAACGCCTCTCGGTGATGTACGGCATCGTGCCCGCGGTCAGCGGCGCAAGCTTCGCCGTGCAGCGCGGCTCGATCTCGACGATCGTCGGCTCCAACGGCGCCGGGAAGTCGACCATCATGAAAGCGTTGACAGGGTTGGTTGCCCCAGCCTCCGGACAGGTTTGCTTCTATGGCGAAGACATCACCGGTCTGGCCCCGGATGCGCTTGTCGCGCGGGGCCTGGTATTGGTTCCCGAAGGCCGACGCCTGTTCAAGGCCATGACCGTGGCGGAAAACCTGGAACTCGGCGCGTACCGCGAGAAAGACAAAAATGCCATCCTGCGGCGCATCGAGGGCGTGCTGGAGCGCTTTCCCGCATTGAAAAGCCGGCTCGATTCGCCGGCTGGGAGTCTCAGCGGCGGCCAGCAACAGATGGTTGCCGTGGGACGCGCCCTGATGGCCAAGCCTCGGCTATTACTGCTCGACGAGCCCACTATCGGGCTGGCGCCCGCCATCGTCGACACGATCGCGCAGATCATCCAGGACATCGCGGCCGAGGGCGTCGATGTGATGCTGGTCGAGCAGAACGCCGAAATGGCGCTGGAGATCGCTACCCACGCGTTCATCCTTGAACGTGGCGAGATCCAGCTGCAAGGCCTGGCATCGGATCTGGCCAACAGCGAAGCCGTACGAAAGGCTTATCTGGGCATCTGA
- a CDS encoding SDR family NAD(P)-dependent oxidoreductase, with translation MHRLEEKVAFITGGGAGIGRASALLFAKEGAQIVIAERDVAAGEETAALVEASTGRPALFIQTDVTEPESLEDAVKRTVARFGRFDVLYNNAGGSTVRDSRVTDAPVEEFWSKMKLDLFGTWLGCRYGIQAMMDTGNGGSVINSTSIFALIGTHGKDAYTAAKGAVSALTRSMAVEYASYRIRVNAVAPGATATERVLKLLKDDGVTSKSLDGQLFGLVQPEDIAHAALYLASDESRSTTGHILAVDGGLTIS, from the coding sequence ATGCATCGACTCGAAGAAAAAGTTGCCTTCATCACCGGTGGCGGCGCGGGCATCGGCCGCGCAAGCGCATTGCTGTTCGCCAAGGAAGGCGCCCAGATCGTCATCGCCGAGCGTGACGTCGCCGCGGGCGAAGAAACCGCCGCCTTGGTGGAGGCGTCGACAGGCCGCCCCGCCCTGTTCATCCAGACGGACGTCACCGAGCCCGAAAGCCTGGAAGACGCCGTCAAGCGGACCGTGGCGCGCTTCGGCCGTTTCGACGTGCTTTACAACAATGCCGGTGGCTCCACCGTGCGCGACAGCCGCGTGACCGACGCGCCGGTGGAGGAATTCTGGTCCAAGATGAAGCTCGACCTGTTCGGCACCTGGTTGGGGTGCCGCTACGGCATCCAGGCCATGATGGATACGGGCAACGGCGGTTCAGTCATCAATAGCACGTCCATCTTTGCCTTGATTGGTACCCACGGCAAAGACGCGTACACCGCCGCCAAGGGCGCCGTAAGTGCGCTGACCCGGTCGATGGCAGTCGAGTACGCCTCGTACCGAATCCGCGTCAACGCCGTCGCACCAGGCGCGACCGCGACAGAGCGGGTGCTCAAGCTGCTGAAGGATGACGGTGTCACCAGCAAGTCCTTGGACGGCCAACTGTTTGGGTTGGTCCAGCCCGAGGATATCGCGCATGCGGCGCTGTATCTGGCATCCGACGAGTCTCGGTCCACGACCGGCCACATCCTTGCCGTCGACGGCGGCCTGACCATTTCATGA
- a CDS encoding Dabb family protein, which translates to MFRHIVMLSFHHPLPPGDHDEIVRMCQTIQDELAGVLELRFVTNSSDRAHSYTHAFVADFVDAAAHDEYQQAPAHLPLKQKISTLARQLIVLDYEA; encoded by the coding sequence ATGTTTCGCCATATTGTCATGCTTAGCTTCCATCACCCGCTCCCCCCGGGGGACCACGATGAAATCGTCCGCATGTGCCAGACCATCCAGGACGAACTTGCCGGCGTGCTCGAACTACGCTTTGTCACCAATTCGTCGGATAGAGCCCACTCCTACACCCACGCCTTCGTGGCGGACTTCGTTGACGCAGCCGCCCACGATGAATACCAGCAAGCCCCCGCCCACCTGCCGCTGAAGCAAAAGATCTCGACGCTCGCCCGGCAGCTCATCGTGCTCGACTACGAAGCCTGA
- a CDS encoding NADH:flavin oxidoreductase/NADH oxidase → MRATKLFTPFKLRGIELPNRVLISPMSQYSAVDGMVQDWHRFHTAGLSRGGPGSIMVEVAAVTREGRGTPGDLGIWSDEQIPGLAELAHIMTAHGVVPSIQIGHAGRKASTGRPWEGNQPLALGAAESSWETTGASSLPVQDGWPVPRQLDTDELASLVERFREAADRAIRAGYRLIEIHAAHGYLLHSFLSPVTNQRQDNYGGSLENRMRFPLQVTAAVRDALPSNIPLSVRISTVDGIEGGWQLADSIAFSRELKRLGVDLVDCSSGGIQAPATAGKGPLAVKRGPGFQVPFAHAVKRDANIATIAVGLIVDPQQAETILASNQADLVAIGREALHNPNWPLHARLALQADPDYLAWPEQYGWWLKRRPRVSVD, encoded by the coding sequence ATGCGCGCCACCAAGCTGTTCACCCCGTTCAAGCTGCGCGGCATCGAACTGCCCAACCGAGTGCTCATCTCGCCAATGAGCCAGTACTCCGCCGTCGACGGGATGGTGCAGGACTGGCACCGGTTCCATACGGCAGGACTGTCCCGCGGCGGTCCAGGCAGCATCATGGTGGAAGTGGCGGCGGTCACCCGCGAGGGTCGGGGGACGCCGGGCGACTTGGGTATCTGGAGCGATGAGCAGATTCCAGGACTTGCCGAACTCGCACACATCATGACCGCTCATGGCGTAGTGCCGTCCATCCAAATAGGCCATGCCGGGCGCAAGGCAAGCACCGGACGGCCGTGGGAGGGCAACCAGCCCTTGGCGCTGGGCGCGGCGGAGTCCTCCTGGGAAACCACGGGAGCCTCATCCCTGCCCGTTCAGGACGGATGGCCGGTACCGCGTCAACTTGATACCGATGAACTGGCCAGCCTTGTCGAACGCTTCCGCGAGGCCGCCGACCGCGCGATCAGGGCCGGATACCGCCTGATCGAGATTCATGCCGCCCATGGCTACCTGCTGCACAGTTTTCTATCCCCGGTCACCAACCAGCGACAGGACAACTACGGCGGTTCGCTCGAAAACCGGATGCGCTTTCCCTTGCAGGTCACAGCCGCGGTCCGCGACGCTCTCCCTTCGAACATCCCGCTTTCTGTCCGGATTTCCACCGTCGACGGCATTGAGGGTGGCTGGCAACTTGCCGACAGCATCGCGTTCTCGCGTGAACTGAAGCGGCTGGGTGTTGACCTGGTCGACTGCTCGTCTGGCGGAATTCAAGCCCCCGCTACGGCGGGTAAAGGCCCGCTTGCAGTCAAGCGCGGCCCTGGTTTCCAGGTACCCTTTGCACATGCGGTAAAGCGGGACGCCAACATTGCCACGATCGCCGTGGGGCTTATCGTGGATCCGCAGCAAGCCGAGACTATCTTGGCCTCTAATCAGGCGGATCTGGTGGCGATCGGACGCGAGGCCCTGCATAACCCGAACTGGCCGCTGCATGCGCGACTGGCTTTGCAGGCCGACCCTGACTATCTCGCCTGGCCCGAGCAATACGGTTGGTGGCTCAAACGCAGGCCGAGGGTCTCGGTCGACTAG
- a CDS encoding IclR family transcriptional regulator has protein sequence MNTSVDSSSHKPGIREVRVLARGLTILLAFEPDNDWLSNSEIATLTGLPKPTVSRLTANLLEAEYLQYSAERAAYRLGTAVLALGFIAASHRDFVMLARPLMQQFADLHQVSVVLASPDASSMVCNEVAHSRDMLFTLRVRPGSRLRIDRSALGRALIGAMGEAERAAFLEKLHAADPQAWELLRREVPAAISQMANDGYCVAAGTLEAGTNGAAVVVDTPDGPHTYALGCAAPSNSLDLPRLEQKVIPDLLALKGRLEAELSNVKAE, from the coding sequence ATGAACACATCCGTTGACTCGTCCTCCCACAAGCCAGGCATTCGTGAAGTGCGGGTGCTGGCGCGCGGACTGACCATTCTGTTGGCTTTCGAACCTGACAACGACTGGTTGAGCAATTCCGAAATCGCGACGCTTACGGGCCTTCCCAAGCCAACCGTGTCGCGTCTTACCGCCAACCTGCTGGAAGCGGAGTACCTCCAGTACTCAGCCGAACGGGCGGCTTATCGTCTCGGCACCGCGGTGCTCGCGCTGGGATTCATCGCGGCCTCGCACCGGGATTTCGTCATGCTTGCCCGGCCGCTGATGCAGCAGTTCGCCGATCTGCACCAGGTGTCTGTGGTGCTGGCCTCGCCCGACGCCAGCAGCATGGTGTGCAACGAGGTCGCGCACAGCCGCGACATGCTTTTTACCTTGCGGGTACGTCCTGGGTCGCGCCTGCGCATAGATCGATCCGCACTGGGCAGGGCACTGATTGGCGCGATGGGCGAGGCCGAGCGCGCGGCGTTCCTTGAGAAACTTCACGCGGCCGACCCGCAGGCCTGGGAACTGCTCCGCCGCGAAGTTCCCGCCGCGATCTCGCAAATGGCGAATGACGGCTATTGCGTCGCGGCAGGCACCCTGGAAGCCGGTACCAACGGCGCCGCCGTGGTTGTCGACACACCGGATGGGCCACACACCTACGCATTGGGCTGCGCCGCGCCCTCCAACTCCCTGGATCTGCCGCGACTCGAGCAAAAGGTCATCCCGGATTTGCTCGCCCTCAAGGGCAGGCTTGAAGCCGAACTCAGCAATGTAAAGGCGGAATGA
- a CDS encoding IclR family transcriptional regulator translates to MVRTRQVTPAAPRDDAQVDSLRRGLEVLRLFDLRHRKLTLADIARKLDLSRPTTEKLVQTLQSQHFLQATGNDSYEPHIACLTIGRAAKKGLAVAQAARPLMRELSERFGVHVTLSARDRLHMLVVEHCVPPGRVQLGLTSGARFPMAASASGRAYLWARPQEQRSELLDMIEGEAPSGASHQLTDILAAFRELETTGCCYLAAPVATHTASIATPVKAGSAFALAAMAVSAEVTEAVMRSQVAPVLLAMAEHIALSSEEEN, encoded by the coding sequence ATGGTACGTACTCGCCAAGTTACACCCGCGGCGCCCCGTGACGACGCACAGGTGGATTCGCTGCGCCGCGGTCTGGAAGTGCTGCGCCTGTTCGATTTGCGCCACCGCAAGCTTACGCTGGCGGATATTGCTCGCAAGCTCGACCTGTCCCGGCCTACCACCGAAAAGCTCGTCCAGACACTGCAATCCCAGCATTTCCTGCAGGCAACAGGCAACGACAGCTACGAACCCCATATTGCCTGCCTGACGATTGGTCGCGCGGCCAAGAAAGGCCTGGCGGTGGCCCAAGCAGCAAGGCCGCTCATGCGCGAACTGTCGGAACGCTTCGGCGTACATGTCACGCTAAGTGCTCGCGATCGGCTGCACATGCTGGTGGTCGAGCACTGCGTCCCGCCTGGCCGGGTGCAGCTTGGCCTGACCTCGGGTGCCCGTTTCCCCATGGCGGCCTCGGCCTCTGGCCGCGCCTATCTCTGGGCACGCCCGCAAGAACAACGCAGTGAACTGCTTGACATGATCGAAGGCGAAGCTCCGTCCGGCGCATCGCACCAACTGACGGATATCCTCGCCGCTTTTCGGGAACTGGAGACAACAGGATGCTGCTATCTGGCGGCGCCGGTCGCCACGCACACCGCCTCCATCGCAACGCCCGTAAAGGCGGGTTCGGCGTTCGCATTGGCAGCTATGGCCGTTAGCGCCGAAGTCACGGAGGCCGTTATGCGGAGCCAAGTCGCGCCGGTTCTGCTGGCCATGGCCGAGCACATCGCACTATCCAGCGAAGAGGAGAACTAA
- a CDS encoding enoyl-CoA hydratase-related protein: MACSPAFVRRDDNDGVATLTLNHPDTLNRFSDGSQFLELAGHIRRASADPSVRVLVITGTGKAFCAGGDLRQMAEREGFSAGDVAQVQARYRETVHQLPVALAEADIPTIAAVNGPAYGAGCDLACFCDIRIAAQSARFSVSFARLGIVAGDGGAWMLPRLIGRSKAMELAFTAEPIDAQEAWRIGLVSEVTADDALAARTSEMARRIARHPAGALRMHKRLLRDAEQHTLATHLDVVAAFQAIAHASDEHVRAVRDVIGGLRQQR; this comes from the coding sequence ATGGCTTGCAGCCCGGCCTTTGTCCGACGCGACGACAATGATGGAGTCGCCACGCTCACCCTCAACCATCCTGATACGCTGAATCGGTTTTCCGACGGCTCTCAGTTCCTGGAGCTGGCTGGCCACATACGCCGAGCCAGCGCTGATCCGTCTGTCCGAGTCCTTGTCATCACAGGCACAGGAAAGGCCTTCTGCGCCGGGGGAGACCTGCGCCAGATGGCTGAGCGGGAGGGATTTTCTGCCGGCGATGTTGCCCAGGTGCAGGCGCGTTACCGCGAAACAGTACATCAATTGCCAGTAGCCCTTGCGGAAGCTGACATCCCAACGATCGCCGCAGTGAACGGCCCGGCATACGGGGCTGGTTGCGATCTGGCTTGCTTCTGTGATATTCGGATCGCCGCGCAGAGCGCGCGCTTTTCGGTCAGTTTCGCCCGCCTGGGTATCGTGGCTGGCGATGGGGGGGCCTGGATGCTTCCCCGACTCATCGGACGTTCCAAAGCCATGGAGCTGGCCTTCACCGCGGAGCCGATAGATGCACAGGAGGCATGGCGTATCGGTCTGGTGTCAGAGGTGACGGCGGACGATGCGCTGGCGGCGCGCACCTCTGAAATGGCGCGCCGCATTGCGCGTCACCCCGCGGGCGCGCTGCGCATGCATAAGCGCCTGTTACGGGATGCGGAACAGCATACCCTGGCAACCCACCTGGATGTGGTGGCAGCATTTCAGGCGATCGCACATGCTTCCGATGAGCACGTGCGAGCGGTGCGCGATGTAATCGGCGGACTTCGGCAGCAGCGTTAG
- a CDS encoding enoyl-CoA hydratase/isomerase family protein produces MKKDDTPVQYAVQDGVATVSIDRPAQRNALSIAICERLLDLWDEVERDDAVRVIILTSADCGVFSAGMDLKEAAKVRADSGKDMLQMLRDPFHQRMRKVSKPIIAAMTGHFTAGGMVLAANSDIRVGLRDTLGGISEAKVGRGSPWGVPMLWMLPQPFMMELMLTGEMHPIERFHQLGFVNYVEATPDAVRERAMAIARTIADNAPLTVWAAKKSIGAAMDLGCERGLEAACQYHERVYSSADAIEGPRAFAEKRAPRWIGA; encoded by the coding sequence ATGAAAAAAGACGACACCCCTGTTCAGTACGCCGTGCAAGACGGCGTCGCGACGGTTTCCATTGACCGTCCCGCTCAGCGCAACGCATTGTCCATCGCCATCTGTGAGCGCCTCCTGGACTTGTGGGACGAGGTTGAACGCGACGATGCCGTGCGCGTGATCATTCTCACTTCGGCTGATTGTGGAGTATTTTCAGCAGGCATGGATCTCAAGGAAGCTGCCAAAGTGCGTGCCGATTCCGGCAAGGACATGCTGCAGATGCTGCGCGATCCCTTCCACCAGCGTATGCGCAAGGTGTCGAAGCCCATTATTGCCGCCATGACTGGGCATTTCACGGCAGGCGGCATGGTCCTGGCCGCCAACAGCGATATTCGTGTCGGGCTACGGGACACCCTGGGCGGGATCTCCGAGGCCAAAGTGGGGCGTGGGTCCCCCTGGGGAGTGCCCATGTTGTGGATGCTGCCGCAACCTTTCATGATGGAACTCATGCTCACCGGAGAAATGCATCCCATCGAACGTTTTCATCAACTGGGATTCGTGAACTATGTCGAGGCGACGCCCGACGCGGTGCGTGAACGCGCCATGGCGATTGCACGAACGATCGCCGACAACGCTCCGCTTACCGTGTGGGCCGCAAAGAAGAGCATAGGGGCGGCCATGGACTTGGGCTGCGAGCGAGGCCTCGAGGCGGCATGCCAATACCATGAGCGCGTCTACTCCAGCGCCGATGCAATTGAGGGGCCTCGGGCGTTCGCCGAGAAACGTGCCCCGCGATGGATCGGAGCGTAG